The Actinomycetes bacterium genome window below encodes:
- the gmk gene encoding guanylate kinase codes for MSTPAAHGATDDKAPDERARLVVLSGPSGVGKSTVVRELRTHHPQLWVSVSATTRFPRPGEVDGVHYRFVSRERFDELVAEDGFLEWAEFAGNRYGTPRAPVDDHLVAGHPVLLEIDLQGARQVRCAMPDARLVFLTPPSWDELVRRLTGRGTEPPDVVERRLAVAREELAAEGEFDLTMVNTSVPDVVARLLALTGTA; via the coding sequence CTGAGCACGCCCGCCGCTCACGGCGCGACAGATGACAAAGCGCCGGACGAGCGGGCTCGGCTGGTCGTCCTCTCGGGGCCGTCGGGCGTCGGCAAGAGCACGGTCGTGCGCGAGCTGCGGACCCACCACCCGCAGCTGTGGGTGTCCGTGTCGGCCACCACGCGGTTCCCCCGGCCCGGCGAGGTCGACGGCGTGCACTACCGCTTCGTGAGCCGCGAGCGGTTCGACGAGCTGGTCGCCGAGGACGGCTTCCTGGAGTGGGCGGAGTTCGCCGGCAACCGCTACGGCACGCCGCGGGCCCCGGTCGACGACCACCTGGTCGCCGGGCACCCGGTCCTGCTCGAGATCGACCTGCAGGGAGCCCGCCAGGTGCGGTGCGCGATGCCCGACGCCCGGCTGGTGTTCCTGACCCCGCCCAGCTGGGACGAGCTGGTGCGCCGGCTCACCGGCCGGGGCACCGAGCCGCCCGACGTCGTCGAGCGACGGCTCGCGGTCGCCCGGGAGGAGCTGGCCGCCGAGGGGGAGTTCGACCTGACGATGGTCAACACGAGCGTGCCGGACGTGGTCGCCCGCCTGTTAGCCTTGACGGGTACCGCGTGA
- the rpoZ gene encoding DNA-directed RNA polymerase subunit omega, whose translation MSGTVAAPEGITNPPIDELLAATDSKYSLVIYAAKRARQINAYYSQLGEGLLEYVGPLVETHVHEKPLSIAMREINSGMLTVEKVDTESEV comes from the coding sequence GTGTCCGGGACCGTTGCCGCGCCTGAGGGCATCACCAACCCCCCGATCGACGAGCTGCTCGCCGCGACCGACTCGAAGTACAGCCTGGTCATCTACGCCGCGAAGCGCGCCCGCCAGATCAACGCCTACTACTCCCAGCTGGGCGAGGGCCTGCTCGAGTACGTCGGACCGCTGGTCGAGACCCACGTCCACGAGAAGCCGCTGTCCATCGCGATGCGCGAGATCAACTCCGGCATGCTGACCGTGGAGAAGGTCGACACCGAGTCCGAGGTCTGA